The DNA segment ACTACCACCACGTACCGGGAACCGACTGGGCCAATCCCGACAGGCAGCCCACGAAGCAGAAGCTCAGAATAGCCGTGGTCGCCGTCGACTTCCCGGACCAGCCGTTCGTCATGACCGAGCCCAAGAAGAGCGACGACTTCGGCAACCCGCAGATCGACCCGGTCAAGCGGGACCAGATCGCCCAGTTCTACGCCGACTTCTACGGCAAGCCCAGCACGTTGAACCACGAGCACACCGTCAACGAGTACTGGATGGAACAGACCAACGGCCGGATCGGCGTGGAATTCGTGCCGGTCGGCGAGTACCGCGCGCCGCGCCCCTCGTACGAGTACGGCCTGAACGACATCGGGCAGGAGAAGGCGGGCTGCCCGTCGGGACACACCTGCGACGGGACGATCGAGCACGACGTCGACCCGATGTGGAAGAAGGACGTCGGGGACGAGAAGTTCGACCGCGTGCTCAGGGTGTACGCGGGGTACGACGAGACCTCCGTCTGGCAGGAATTCGGTCCGATGAAGTTCCAGACGAAGGACGACGTCCCCGACGAGTGGGGGCCGCCGGATCCGGCCCTGCCGAACGCGGTGCGCAGCCGCTACACCGACTTCACGTCCTGGAAAGCGGGCTCCCAGCTCTGGGGCAACTCCGGAATCCGCCAGGGTGAGAGCTCCGGGACGATCACGCACGAGATCTCGCACACGTTCGACATCGGCGACAACAACAACAATCCCTACGCGGAGCCGTACCACCGTGCCGGGACGGGTCCGTTCGACCTGATGGACCGTGGGTCGTTCAACGGCCCCGGCGGGCCGCACATGCGCTGGGTGGTGCCCGCCACCCAGGGCGCCGCGATGCCGGCCGGCCAGACGGTGCGCACGAAGACGAAGCTCGGCTTCGTCGACGACGGCCAGATACTCCACCTGTCCAAGGACGCGCTGCGCACGAGCGGTCTCGCCGTGTTCGACGTCAAGGCGCGCTCCGCGAAGCCCGGCAAGGGCGATATCCTGGGCGTCCAGGTCGACTTCGGCACGGACCGGACGCCCGCCTGCGACATCGGCAAGGACCCGCTCTGCTCCGGGCC comes from the Streptomyces sp. TS71-3 genome and includes:
- a CDS encoding peptidase M6, whose amino-acid sequence is MALLASVTLLGNAGVAATRPDSGQSAGAAPESPFDPIDPQHWQDQQDMTWADYHHVPGTDWANPDRQPTKQKLRIAVVAVDFPDQPFVMTEPKKSDDFGNPQIDPVKRDQIAQFYADFYGKPSTLNHEHTVNEYWMEQTNGRIGVEFVPVGEYRAPRPSYEYGLNDIGQEKAGCPSGHTCDGTIEHDVDPMWKKDVGDEKFDRVLRVYAGYDETSVWQEFGPMKFQTKDDVPDEWGPPDPALPNAVRSRYTDFTSWKAGSQLWGNSGIRQGESSGTITHEISHTFDIGDNNNNPYAEPYHRAGTGPFDLMDRGSFNGPGGPHMRWVVPATQGAAMPAGQTVRTKTKLGFVDDGQILHLSKDALRTSGLAVFDVKARSAKPGKGDILGVQVDFGTDRTPACDIGKDPLCSGPGFTDYTIETVQRIGADSFTPDHGVMLTKNKPFGDEDDSCGYLCFSWMIDANPQDIHKVDYYEPNGTPVMRSIGDYRQLNDGLFHAGTHSGSAYEYVDQANRLHFYVVGKHMDAGGELVYTVAVQSLDGAGASRHGVALSRGKEAGAGKGMGTCRFGLTNTGRYRDDGAQPADTRASLHSDVYRLTADVKGDGWRASLPNELATARFAGGAGVDVAVAAAGGASRTGQVTLTATSVSDPSRSATSTCTVTR